A part of Chanos chanos chromosome 9, fChaCha1.1, whole genome shotgun sequence genomic DNA contains:
- the she gene encoding SH2 domain-containing adapter protein E: protein MAKWFKDFPTSLKTGTDRIRSASESGPQTRPKPVLTGGSGAKGSLRKNSGAENGGSGGGGGVGSLLSGRNRKNSAIELGRNHSSTGSGSMKDGKIWEILIPGKNKKNPKMEGFEDHRTLRTTSLADPYMSRMIKVKKQDASPKYSTGSVDSTAADNERAKQAIKTETLIILEDYADPFDAEKTREQRDAEREGENDGYMEPYDAQLIITEIRRRGSKDLLKVCVVLKGGEGEGSGQPQIYDVPYEEVLEGIPLTRPESDTRPPAEYELPWEWKKEQIVRALSAQFDGGAERLSLSKEDSSLPGGKQQTLRQKSWTPKSLRPSPPSPTSLSSPTTPDSETPIVDPTLPLEKQSWYHGSVSRQEAEAQLQHCREASFLVRDSESATSKYSIALKTSQGCVHIIVAQTKECGYTLDQSSCVFPSIPEVVHHYCTQRLPFTGAEHMTLQHPVPRTH, encoded by the exons ATGGCAAAGTGGTTCAAGGATTTCCCCACCAGCCTGAAGACTGGGACCGATCGGATCCGTTCGGCCTCCGAATCTGGTCCCCAGACCCGTCCCAAACCAGTTCTCACAGGCGGTTCTGGGGCAAAGGGTAGTCTGCGCAAAAATTCTGGAGCGGAGAACGGTGGcagtggaggtggtggtggagttggTTCGCTACTGTCCGGGAGAAATCGCAAAAATTCTGCTATCGAATTGGGAAGGAACCATTCAAGCACCGGTTCTGGGTCAATGAAAGACGGGAAGATTTGGGAAATTCTCATTCCTgggaaaaacaagaagaatCCCAAGATGGAAGGTTTTGAAGACCACCGTACATTGAGAACGACAAGTCTGGCGGATCCCTACATGAGCCGAATGATCAAGGTGAAAAAACAAGACGCGAGCCCCAAATACAGCACCGGTAGCGTAGATTCCACGGCTGCGGACAATGAGAGGGCAAAGCAAGCAATCAAGACGGAGACG CTGATCATTTTGGAGGACTATGCTGATCCATTTGATGCAGAGAAAACGAGGgagcagagagatgcagagagagagggagagaacgatGGATATATGGAGCCGTATGATGCTCAGCTCATTATAACAG AGATTCGACGGCGCGGATCGAAGGACCtgttgaaagtgtgtgtggttctgaaaGGAGGTGAAGGAGAAGGTTCTGGACAGCCGCAGATCTATGATGTGCCCTACGAGGAAGTTCTGGAAGGTATCCCCCTGACCCGACCCGAATCGGACACCAGGCCCCCTGCCGAGTATGAACTGCCCTGGGAGTGGAAGAAAGAGCAAATTGTCCGTGCGCTATCAG CTCAGTTTGATGGTGGGGCAGAgcgcctgtctctctctaaagagGACAGCAGTCTCCCCGGTGGGAAGCAGCAGACACTAAGACAGAAAAGTTGGACTCCCAAATCGCTGCGTCCCTCTCCACCCTCCCCCACTTCCCTGTCTTCACCCACCACCCCAGACTCTGAGACCCCCATAGTGGACCCCACCCTGCCATTAGAGAAGCAGag ctggtATCATGGGAGTGTGAGTCGTCAGGAGGCTGAGGCACAGCTGCAGCACTGTAGGGAGGCCAGCTTCTTGGTGCGAGACAGCGAATCAGCTACCAGCAAATACTCCATTGCCCTCAa gacAAGTCAGGGGTGTGTTCACATCATTGTTGCTCAGACTAAAGAGTGCGGTTACACACTAGACCAGAGTAGCTGTGTGTTTCCCAGCATTCCAGAGGTGGTGCATCATTACTGTACCCAGCGTTTGCCCTTCACTGGCGCTGAACACATGACTCTACAGCACCCTGTGCCCCGCACacactaa